From Niallia sp. Man26:
TACACCTGCCACTAGAAAAAAGATCAGCGAATATTGCAGACAGGCTATGCCAAATAGAAAGGACATCTTTATTTTCAAGAATATTCCATTCCAATTATAATGGGCCATAATTGGAAAGATATATACGAGAGATAACAAATAGATGCAGCCTACAATCAATAATGCCACTCTTAAGTACCAATTGGTCACGGTCAATAAGTCGACAACTAAAACAAAGCCAACAAAAAGATAAATCCAACTAATGATAACCGATTCCTTAAAGTTTTCTTTATAATACTGCCAATAGGTCTTAAAAACAGGGACGCTGTTTCCGCGAATCCATTGCCGGCATATACTAACTAAGGCGTAAGTAGAAGGGCCGATCCCAAACACACCTAATCCTAATAAAGTAAATAAAACCCACAATATATTTACATATACTAAATTTAGGATGCTGGTAAAAATGGAATTTATTTTTTCTACCGATTTGAGCATCGTAGTCCCCTCTTTCTGGAATTATTAGTACACGCCATCTTCTCCAAATTTTTTAGCTAGTTTGTTAGCTAAAATAACTAATATCAATCCAACAATACCTTTAAATAAACCTACTGCTGTACTAAAGCTTAGCTGCCCATTCTTCAGCCCAGCTGTATAAATATAGGTGTCGAATATTTCAGCAACACTTCTGTTTAATGAATTAAGTAAGAGATACATATGCTCAAAGCCTAAATCTAAGGTACTTCCGATTTTTAAGATTAGGAGCGTAATTATAACAGGACGAATCGCTGGTAGGGTAACATGCCAGGTTTTTCTTAAAACACCAGCACCGTCCATTTCAGCAGCTTCATATAATTGTGTATCAACAGCAGTAATAGCAGCTAGATAAATAATCGTTGACCATCCTAATTCCTTCCATATTATTTGACTAATATAAACCGTTCGTGTCCAATCGGGGGACGTTAAAAAGCTGATTTTCTCAAATCCCATGGTTGCTAATAATTCATTAATAACCCCACCATCTACATTTAAGAAAACATAAGTGATGGATACAATGATTACCCAAGACATAAAGTGCGGAATATAAATCAAGGTTTGGATTCCTGATTTGAAATATTTGTTTTTCACTTCATTTAGCATGAGTGACAGGATAATCGGTAATGGAAAGAAGATTACAATATTTAAGGCAAACAAAATTAACGTATTATTCAATAACATGAAGAAAGTAGGTTCCGTAAATAATCGGATAAAATGTTTAAGACCCACCCACGGACTTTCCAGAATTCCTAAGTATGGTTGATAATCCTGAAATGCGATGATAAGTCCCGCCATCGGTAAGTATTTAAATATTAAAAAATAAAGCACTCCAGGGAAAATCATCAAATATAGGAGCTTATTCGTTTTTATCCCTGCCAGGATCTTTTGCCTCCGCATTACTTTTTCCTGCTTAACAGACACGGTTGGCAAAGTATGATTTGGGTTCACAGCACCTCCCATTTTACTCCTCCTTTAATTGTGAAATATCTTTCTGGTTTAAGCTTACTGAATCTAAATAATTACGTACATAATCATTTTATGATTACGCTTACAAACCTTGTTTTATCAACGTTTGTAACGATAATATTTGATTTTGATTATCCTTCTTTCCCTGAAATGATTATCCTGTTTTTTCTCTTCACGAACACATAGAAAGCGTTTTCTTCATTCTTTTTTATCAATGTAGGATAGTGATTATATACGTAATATTATTTTGAATGATAAGGTAGGCTTATCTTTAAACTGTAAATGAAGGAGGATTTATATGATGAAAACAAAAAAGAAAAAAATGACTAAAGGAGGCCGGGCTTTTTCCATAATTAATGGAACGATATTAATTATTATCGCACTCATTTGTTTCCTCCCATTTGTCAATGTGATCGCCAGTTCGTTTGCATCCACACAGGAAGTGGTAGCGAGAAAGTTTATCTTATTTCCTCGTACCTTCTCTCTCGATGCTTATCGGTATATTTTATCAACTCCAACTCTATTTAAATCTTTAGCCGTTTCGATTGGGGTTACTGGTATTGGAACCTTGGTGAGTATGGTTCTTACTGCTTTAATGGCATATGGTCTATCCCGGAAATATTTATTCGGAAGAAATTTCGTTAATTTCATTGTTGTGTTCTCGATGCTGTTCAGCGGAGGAATGATACCAACCTTCTTAGTTGTTAAATCAGTCGGATTGATTGATTCTTATTGGTCTTTAATTCTGCCAGTCGCCATTAATGCTTTTAACCTTATTATAATGAGGAATTTCTTCCAAGCCCTGCCCGATAGTTTGGAAGAATCTGCGAAAATGGATGGCTGCACCGATTTTGGTGTATTCTTAAAAATCATGCTGCCTCTTGCATTGCCATCCATTGCAACTATTTCCCTCTTTTATGCAGTGACCTATTGGAATACGTATATGACAGCAATCTTATACATCAATGATTCCTCTAAATGGCCGATTCAAGTATTATTACGCCAGATAGTTATTGTATCTAGCGGTATGCAAGCCGAGGGTTCCTCTGTAGATGTGGTTCCTCCTGCTCAAACGATTAAAATGGCTGTCATTGTAATTGCAACGGTTCCAATGCTTATTGCTTATCCATTTGTACAGAAGTACTTAGTAAAAGGTGCCTTGGTTGGATCTGTGAAAGGGTAATGTCTAACAAGAAAAAGCTTCTGGAAGCGCAGCAGAAGCTTTTTCTATTGTATTCTTTAGGAATGCCGATATTCTTTTCGGTAGTCCCCTGGCGTTATGCCCAATTTCTTTTTAAAAAAACGGATAAAATTTTGCGGGTTCCGATATTTCAAACGCTCTGCGATATCTTTTATCGCTAAATCTGTGTCTTTTAACCAGGTTTGAGCCATTTGTAAACGATAATTCATTAAATAATCCACGAAGGTCTGCCCATATTCTTTTTTAAAGACATTGCTTAAATAGTTAGGATTATAATGCAAGCGGTCAGCAATTATATCAAGAGATATTTCCTCATCAAATTCCGTTTGGATAATATAGACCATTTTTTCTGACAGAGATTTAAAGCCACGCTCTGTTTTATCTTGCGTGCTAATGATTACTGGCTTTATTAAATCAATGATTAGCATTTGCTTAATTTTTTCCGGATGATAGACTGTTATCGCTGCTTGATACATCTTTTTTATATTTTCAAAGATTTTTGATTCTGCACCTAACAGCTGGCCTAACTGGACTAACTCATTTATGACTCTTATTAAGGTAACTCCTAAGCTTATCGGGTTTTTATTTAAGCGAAAAATTTCGTCCACTAATACTCCAACCATCGCAATGACAACTTCTTCGTCCCCCGACCGGATCGCATTCATTAACTCATTCTGTAACTCGACAGGAAATTTTGAAATGGACGCATCATTTAGAATCGAAGCGATATCATAATAGAAAATAATCGATTCTGAACCAACATTCACGCGATAATGAAGTGATTCTTTAGCTAAGTCCACTGCCTTTTTACTTTCTATTAAAGTATCATAAACAGGGCTTATACCTGCGCTTATCACAATATTCAAGTATTTTTTTACAGCTATTTGAATTTCTTCATAATACTTCATAATCCGCCGCTCAGCTTCTTGGTCCTCTTTATCAAGGACAAAGATGACTGCTTGCATCTCATCATTTAAAACAATCGGAATTAATCGTTCCGTCTTTGGAATCATTTCTTCCACAATATTATTAATAGCCAATAAAAATATGTTTCTATCGTCCATTAGCTGTTCTTCTATGCTGTCTATTTGAATTAACCCAGTATAAAATACCTTATTTTCATCGAAATGGTAACCAAACTGCTCCAGACGGTGAATGACCTCGTTTTCTGTTATGCGTTTTCTAAATAAACTCAAAACAAATAAGGTTTCTAACTGTGGTTTTTGCATGGTAAGACTTGCTGTCAGAACCTCTTTTTGTCCAACTACTCTTTCTACAGATTCTGCTAACAAGGAAAGTTCATTTTGCTTAAGATTTACCCTTTGAATGTCTAGCTTGTCTTGGATTCTTTTTATCGGACGTGAAAAGGACTCAGCTAACAGAAAAGAAATGAAGCCAACAAGCAGAACTAAAATTGCTGATGCAATCAAAAGCCCTATTCGCGTATTATGGATGATACTTCCTATTTCCCCCTCATTAATCTCTACTATGTAAAGCCAATGATTATAATCTGAGCGGGTAAAAACGTATTTTTTGCCGTCTTCAGTATCTATTACACTCGAACTTTGTCCATTTTCCATTGCAGCTGCTGTTAGTTTTTTAGAGCTTTCCTCCGACAACTTCCTATCATTTCCTGTACGTGAATAAATCAACTCTTCCTTTTGATTATATATTTGCACCAGTTGTTTATTATCACCAACGATCTTATCAATGCTTAACTTGGGAATATTGGCTATTCCTAACGCAAATTTTTCACTTTGATAAATAGGTAAAGTCATAACCATTTGAATACCATTCTTGATTGGTTTCCAAAAAAGACTTCTGCTTGAATCAGATACATAATCTTTTTGATAAGTTGTTACTTCATCCTTCGGCAGAGTTTTTAAAGAACCTTCGATAATTCCCCAATGCTCTGTTAAGCTAATCAAACTATAGTGACTTCCTTCAATCCCCATCATTTCGATATAGCTCATTTCTTTTTTGATATCACGATAAACAGAGAAATCTTTTCCGGATAATGGATTATTAAAAATATTTTCAAAATTGGAAGTGGAACTGTATGCCGTAAATCCATATTCGATTGTTCTTACCTTCTGTTCCACGTTCTGAAGGATTTGGTTTGTATAATTTTTCTTATCTGTTAAAAAACTTTCCTCAACAGATTCGTAGGTAGAGTTATAAATAAAAATACTAAACCCTGCAACAAGTCCGACTCCTACTAAGAAAAACGGAATAAAAAGACTGTAAAACACTCGCGTTTTTTTAAACAATACCATCACTCCTTCATTAAAATCCCTCGCAACTTGTAAGCGTTATCATTTTATAATACCTTAATTTCCATCATATTAGGAGGTCTAATTAGCTTTCTTCATATGCCACTAGTCTATAGTA
This genomic window contains:
- a CDS encoding DUF624 domain-containing protein, which produces MLKSVEKINSIFTSILNLVYVNILWVLFTLLGLGVFGIGPSTYALVSICRQWIRGNSVPVFKTYWQYYKENFKESVIISWIYLFVGFVLVVDLLTVTNWYLRVALLIVGCIYLLSLVYIFPIMAHYNWNGIFLKIKMSFLFGIACLQYSLIFFLVAGVLYWAAITFFPGVLTFFGVSFLFFLITWTANQVFTRMEIEDAKEANINEKENCNEKTNGIKVS
- a CDS encoding sugar ABC transporter permease — its product is MRRQKILAGIKTNKLLYLMIFPGVLYFLIFKYLPMAGLIIAFQDYQPYLGILESPWVGLKHFIRLFTEPTFFMLLNNTLILFALNIVIFFPLPIILSLMLNEVKNKYFKSGIQTLIYIPHFMSWVIIVSITYVFLNVDGGVINELLATMGFEKISFLTSPDWTRTVYISQIIWKELGWSTIIYLAAITAVDTQLYEAAEMDGAGVLRKTWHVTLPAIRPVIITLLILKIGSTLDLGFEHMYLLLNSLNRSVAEIFDTYIYTAGLKNGQLSFSTAVGLFKGIVGLILVILANKLAKKFGEDGVY
- a CDS encoding carbohydrate ABC transporter permease, with the translated sequence MMKTKKKKMTKGGRAFSIINGTILIIIALICFLPFVNVIASSFASTQEVVARKFILFPRTFSLDAYRYILSTPTLFKSLAVSIGVTGIGTLVSMVLTALMAYGLSRKYLFGRNFVNFIVVFSMLFSGGMIPTFLVVKSVGLIDSYWSLILPVAINAFNLIIMRNFFQALPDSLEESAKMDGCTDFGVFLKIMLPLALPSIATISLFYAVTYWNTYMTAILYINDSSKWPIQVLLRQIVIVSSGMQAEGSSVDVVPPAQTIKMAVIVIATVPMLIAYPFVQKYLVKGALVGSVKG
- a CDS encoding response regulator transcription factor, with protein sequence MFKKTRVFYSLFIPFFLVGVGLVAGFSIFIYNSTYESVEESFLTDKKNYTNQILQNVEQKVRTIEYGFTAYSSTSNFENIFNNPLSGKDFSVYRDIKKEMSYIEMMGIEGSHYSLISLTEHWGIIEGSLKTLPKDEVTTYQKDYVSDSSRSLFWKPIKNGIQMVMTLPIYQSEKFALGIANIPKLSIDKIVGDNKQLVQIYNQKEELIYSRTGNDRKLSEESSKKLTAAAMENGQSSSVIDTEDGKKYVFTRSDYNHWLYIVEINEGEIGSIIHNTRIGLLIASAILVLLVGFISFLLAESFSRPIKRIQDKLDIQRVNLKQNELSLLAESVERVVGQKEVLTASLTMQKPQLETLFVLSLFRKRITENEVIHRLEQFGYHFDENKVFYTGLIQIDSIEEQLMDDRNIFLLAINNIVEEMIPKTERLIPIVLNDEMQAVIFVLDKEDQEAERRIMKYYEEIQIAVKKYLNIVISAGISPVYDTLIESKKAVDLAKESLHYRVNVGSESIIFYYDIASILNDASISKFPVELQNELMNAIRSGDEEVVIAMVGVLVDEIFRLNKNPISLGVTLIRVINELVQLGQLLGAESKIFENIKKMYQAAITVYHPEKIKQMLIIDLIKPVIISTQDKTERGFKSLSEKMVYIIQTEFDEEISLDIIADRLHYNPNYLSNVFKKEYGQTFVDYLMNYRLQMAQTWLKDTDLAIKDIAERLKYRNPQNFIRFFKKKLGITPGDYRKEYRHS